A single genomic interval of Nocardioides palaemonis harbors:
- a CDS encoding quinone oxidoreductase family protein, with the protein MALQWIATRPGDLDVLVLEEHDVPAPGPGEVTVEVRAAGMNPADAKHVARGRAEDFPRPVGYEVAGVVTAVGPDTSIASGDVAVGDEVLAFRVAGGWASELTVPARDVFAKPAALSFDEAANLLLAGSTAAEMLHVTGVGEGDTVLVHGASGAVGVSLLQQAALLGASVVGTAGPHSFDTVARFGGTPVAYGPGLAERVRELAPGGVVAALDCVGTDEAVDVSLALVADRDRVVTIAAADRARAEGFRAIAGAMPASAAFRDAVRGDLVRLAAEGRLVVPVARTFALADAVEAARLLREGHPGGKLALRP; encoded by the coding sequence ATGGCGCTGCAGTGGATCGCGACCCGACCCGGCGACCTCGACGTCCTGGTCCTCGAGGAGCACGACGTCCCCGCTCCGGGGCCGGGTGAGGTGACCGTCGAGGTGCGCGCGGCGGGGATGAACCCCGCCGACGCCAAGCACGTGGCCCGCGGCCGGGCCGAGGACTTCCCGCGCCCGGTCGGCTACGAGGTCGCCGGCGTGGTGACCGCGGTCGGTCCGGACACCTCGATCGCCTCCGGTGACGTCGCGGTCGGCGACGAGGTCCTGGCGTTCCGGGTCGCGGGCGGATGGGCCAGCGAGCTGACGGTGCCCGCGCGCGACGTGTTCGCCAAGCCGGCGGCGCTGTCGTTCGACGAGGCCGCCAACCTGCTGCTCGCCGGCAGCACGGCCGCCGAGATGCTCCACGTGACGGGCGTGGGCGAGGGCGACACGGTCCTCGTGCACGGCGCCTCCGGCGCGGTGGGCGTGAGCCTGCTCCAGCAGGCCGCCCTGCTCGGCGCGTCGGTCGTCGGCACGGCCGGGCCGCACAGCTTCGACACGGTGGCGCGCTTCGGCGGCACCCCGGTGGCGTACGGTCCGGGGCTCGCCGAGCGGGTCCGCGAGCTCGCGCCCGGCGGCGTCGTCGCCGCCCTGGACTGCGTCGGCACCGACGAGGCGGTCGACGTCTCCCTGGCCCTGGTCGCCGACCGCGACCGGGTGGTCACGATCGCCGCCGCCGACCGTGCGCGTGCCGAGGGCTTCCGGGCGATCGCCGGGGCGATGCCCGCGAGCGCCGCCTTCCGGGACGCGGTGCGCGGCGACCTCGTGCGGCTGGCCGCCGAGGGGCGCCTGGTGGTGCCGGTCGCCCGCACGTTCGCGCTCGCCGACGCCGTCGAGGCGGCGCGGTTGCTGAGGGAGGGCCACCCCGGCGGCAAGCTCGCCCTGCGACCCTGA
- a CDS encoding M48 family metalloprotease, translating into MKHTRRAVVAVVMLVGFYAYGLLVLLGLGWLLVHAITHWIPDALSGTGALAWVAVKGGVVLVLVAVALLGGLFGRRREPEPAPPAGVLLTRQDQPLLWSVVRDLADRVGTRPPDEIRLVATVNAGVTEDATWLGLRPGTRRMFIGAPLVTTFSQAELVSVLAHELGHYGGRHTALGGLVYRSREAIGRTLDRLEPHPVVRAVVGLYARLYLAVSAATSRAQEVEADRLSVEVSGPATATRALLSVGPLGAAWDYFVESYALAAREDGLRPTDLFGGFEMFLGSPERQEQLVELAATTPPAPTHWADSHPSVEERVAAMEQVPVADLVEPSPPAVELLGDYLAALHALETELFAGSGLTPASWDEVAHAGARRTWDTLSGLVSAAARQHGGEPHLDGVLDGVADGTFGSHVATLVVDPEAAPEARRELLDAMCRSALVAAGARARTSWSGPADLTGPHGEALDPAPLVAAALEDPAGVDALRAWLAAHGASLDHVAEQPATRDGRTELTAQPPELVSVIGRVRCRGAFRSGGLCFLLTHGLVMRTFDGAESFASLGSPRALVSVAARRRPEELLTDRKACVLRWDDIRGAHAFTEGRRQRVRLDLVDGRTLILKWLMDTHDDPRFLPALAYLLGDRFHAEEASAATA; encoded by the coding sequence GTGAAGCACACCCGCCGCGCGGTGGTCGCCGTCGTCATGCTCGTCGGCTTCTACGCCTACGGCCTCCTGGTGCTGCTCGGCCTCGGCTGGCTGCTGGTCCACGCGATCACCCACTGGATCCCCGACGCCCTGTCCGGCACGGGCGCCCTGGCCTGGGTGGCCGTCAAGGGCGGCGTCGTCCTGGTCCTCGTCGCCGTCGCGCTGCTCGGCGGGCTGTTCGGCCGCCGGCGCGAGCCGGAGCCGGCACCTCCCGCCGGCGTGCTGCTGACCCGGCAGGACCAGCCGCTGCTCTGGAGCGTCGTGCGCGACCTGGCCGACCGGGTCGGGACGCGACCACCCGACGAGATCCGCCTGGTCGCGACGGTCAACGCCGGCGTCACCGAGGACGCCACCTGGCTCGGGCTGCGTCCCGGCACCCGACGGATGTTCATCGGCGCCCCGCTCGTGACGACGTTCAGCCAGGCCGAGCTGGTGTCGGTGCTCGCGCACGAGCTGGGCCACTACGGCGGGCGCCACACCGCCCTGGGCGGACTGGTCTACCGCAGCCGCGAGGCCATCGGCCGCACGCTGGACCGCCTCGAGCCCCACCCGGTCGTCCGCGCCGTGGTCGGCCTCTACGCCCGCCTCTACCTCGCGGTGTCCGCGGCCACCAGCCGGGCGCAGGAGGTCGAGGCCGACCGGCTCTCGGTCGAGGTGTCCGGCCCGGCGACCGCCACGCGCGCGCTGCTGTCGGTCGGTCCCCTCGGCGCGGCCTGGGACTACTTCGTCGAGTCCTACGCCCTGGCGGCGCGGGAGGACGGCCTGCGCCCGACCGACCTCTTCGGCGGGTTCGAGATGTTCCTCGGCTCCCCCGAGCGCCAGGAGCAGCTCGTCGAGCTCGCCGCCACGACCCCACCGGCACCCACGCACTGGGCGGACAGCCACCCGTCGGTCGAGGAGCGGGTGGCCGCGATGGAGCAGGTGCCGGTGGCCGACCTCGTCGAGCCGTCGCCGCCGGCCGTCGAGCTGCTCGGCGACTACCTCGCGGCGCTGCACGCCCTCGAGACCGAGCTGTTCGCGGGCTCCGGCCTGACGCCCGCCTCGTGGGACGAGGTCGCCCACGCCGGCGCCCGGCGCACCTGGGACACCCTGTCCGGCCTGGTCTCGGCCGCGGCGCGCCAGCACGGCGGCGAGCCACACCTCGACGGCGTCCTCGACGGGGTCGCCGACGGCACGTTCGGCAGCCACGTCGCGACGCTGGTCGTGGACCCGGAGGCTGCTCCCGAGGCGCGGCGCGAGCTGCTGGACGCGATGTGCCGCTCCGCCCTGGTCGCCGCTGGCGCCCGCGCGCGGACCAGCTGGTCCGGGCCGGCCGACCTGACGGGACCGCACGGCGAGGCGCTCGACCCGGCGCCCCTCGTCGCCGCGGCGCTCGAGGATCCGGCGGGCGTCGACGCGCTCCGTGCGTGGCTCGCCGCCCACGGGGCGTCGCTCGACCACGTGGCGGAGCAGCCCGCGACCAGGGACGGTCGTACGGAGCTCACCGCCCAGCCGCCGGAGCTGGTGTCGGTGATCGGTCGGGTGCGCTGCCGGGGCGCCTTCCGCTCCGGCGGGCTCTGCTTCCTCCTCACCCACGGGCTGGTGATGCGGACCTTCGACGGGGCGGAGTCGTTCGCCTCCCTGGGCAGCCCCCGCGCCCTGGTCTCGGTGGCGGCGCGGCGTCGCCCCGAGGAGCTGCTCACCGACCGCAAGGCGTGCGTCCTGCGGTGGGACGACATCAGGGGGGCGCACGCCTTCACCGAGGGCCGGCGACAGCGGGTCCGCCTCGACCTCGTCGACGGACGCACGCTGATCCTGAAGTGGCTGATGGACACCCACGACGACCCGCGGTTCCTGCCGGCCCTGGCCTACCTCCTCGGCGACCGGTTCCACGCGGAGGAGGCGTCCGCCGCCACCGCCTGA
- the folC gene encoding bifunctional tetrahydrofolate synthase/dihydrofolate synthase: MSEETFSANARPAETFDEVEDALLSRWPETKLEPSLDRIEAFLELLGEPQRSFRAVHLTGTNGKTSTSRMVETLLRALDLRTGRFTSPHLEKMSERITIDGEPLDDEAFVRAFNDVAPYTHLVDAEQDHPLSFFETIVGMAYAAFADAPVDVAVVEVGMGGSWDATNVIDADVAVVLPIAVDHAKYLGEDPATIAVEKAGIIKPGSVAVLAEQTPEVAAVLLERATEVGATIAREGIEFGVVSRTPAVGGQVVTLRGLRGTYEDVFLPLYGAHQAQNAAVALAAVEAFGSGELDDDLVRAAFAEVTSPGRLEIVRRSPTILLDAAHNPHGAEALAAALDDSFSFSPLVGVMGVMEDKDAEGLLAVLEPHLAQLVCTQNSTPRSMSAAALGRVAAEVFGEDRVSVVPDLAEAIDRAATLAEAGEAIDVSIGAGAVLVTGSVVTVGEARSLLTRGRR; this comes from the coding sequence GTGTCCGAGGAGACGTTTTCCGCCAATGCCCGGCCCGCCGAGACCTTCGACGAGGTCGAGGACGCACTGCTGTCCCGCTGGCCCGAGACCAAGCTCGAGCCGAGCCTGGACCGCATCGAGGCCTTCCTCGAGCTGCTCGGTGAGCCGCAGCGCTCCTTCCGTGCAGTTCACCTGACCGGCACCAACGGCAAGACGAGCACCAGCCGGATGGTCGAGACGCTGCTGCGCGCGCTCGACCTGCGCACCGGACGGTTCACCTCGCCGCACCTGGAGAAGATGAGCGAGCGGATCACCATCGACGGCGAGCCGCTCGACGACGAGGCGTTCGTCCGCGCCTTCAACGACGTCGCGCCCTACACGCACCTCGTCGACGCCGAGCAGGACCACCCGCTGAGCTTCTTCGAGACGATCGTCGGCATGGCCTACGCCGCGTTCGCCGACGCGCCGGTCGACGTCGCGGTCGTCGAGGTCGGCATGGGCGGCAGCTGGGACGCCACCAACGTCATCGACGCCGACGTGGCCGTGGTGCTGCCGATCGCGGTCGACCACGCGAAGTACCTCGGCGAGGACCCGGCCACCATCGCGGTCGAGAAGGCCGGGATCATCAAGCCCGGCTCCGTCGCGGTGCTCGCCGAGCAGACGCCCGAGGTCGCGGCGGTCCTGCTGGAGCGGGCCACCGAGGTCGGCGCCACGATCGCCCGCGAGGGCATCGAGTTCGGCGTGGTGTCCCGGACGCCCGCCGTCGGCGGCCAGGTGGTCACGCTTCGCGGGCTGCGCGGGACCTACGAGGACGTCTTCCTGCCGCTCTACGGTGCCCACCAGGCCCAGAACGCCGCCGTCGCGCTCGCCGCGGTCGAGGCCTTCGGCAGCGGTGAGCTCGACGACGACCTGGTCCGGGCCGCCTTCGCCGAGGTCACCTCGCCGGGACGGCTGGAGATCGTGCGGCGCAGCCCGACGATCCTCCTCGACGCCGCCCACAACCCGCACGGCGCCGAGGCCCTCGCCGCGGCGCTGGACGACTCGTTCTCCTTCAGCCCGCTGGTCGGGGTGATGGGCGTGATGGAGGACAAGGACGCCGAGGGCCTGCTGGCCGTCCTCGAGCCGCACCTCGCGCAGCTGGTCTGCACCCAGAACTCCACGCCGCGGTCGATGTCGGCCGCCGCGCTGGGTCGCGTGGCCGCCGAGGTCTTCGGCGAGGACCGCGTCTCCGTCGTGCCCGACCTCGCTGAGGCGATCGACCGGGCCGCGACCCTCGCGGAGGCGGGGGAGGCGATCGACGTCTCGATCGGCGCCGGCGCCGTGCTCGTCACGGGCTCGGTCGTCACCGTCGGCGAGGCCCGCTCGCTGCTGACGAGGGGGCGCCGATGA
- a CDS encoding DUF4233 domain-containing protein, which produces MSGEQAATDAPVPAERSPRRGMAAAVLSLEAITLGLTTPVMITIADVDTGLALAVGLGLAVVCVLLAGMLRAEWAYAAGYVVQVAAVALGFVVPVMFGLGAVFAVLWTTADLLGRKIERERAAAWAAWREEQQ; this is translated from the coding sequence ATGAGCGGGGAGCAGGCCGCGACCGACGCGCCGGTCCCCGCCGAGCGCTCCCCGCGGCGCGGGATGGCGGCTGCGGTGCTGAGCCTCGAGGCGATCACCCTCGGCCTCACGACCCCGGTGATGATCACCATCGCCGACGTCGACACCGGCCTCGCGCTCGCGGTCGGCCTCGGTCTCGCGGTGGTCTGCGTGCTGCTGGCCGGCATGCTCCGCGCGGAGTGGGCCTACGCCGCCGGCTACGTCGTGCAGGTCGCCGCCGTCGCGCTCGGCTTCGTCGTCCCCGTGATGTTCGGGCTCGGCGCGGTCTTCGCCGTGCTCTGGACCACCGCCGACCTGCTCGGCCGCAAGATCGAGCGCGAGCGCGCCGCCGCGTGGGCGGCCTGGCGGGAGGAGCAGCAGTGA
- a CDS encoding GNAT family N-acetyltransferase translates to MSFTTTVGAGDPALDQRLSDELDSFNAAAMAGAGEQQELTVRIEDGEGLAAGISGWTWGLAAGIAMTWTRADLRGAGLGTRLLDAFEAEAASRGARHVFVTSFTFQAPAFYERHGYVELARWESLPVAGEADVHLRKDLAGPAR, encoded by the coding sequence GTGAGCTTCACGACCACCGTCGGCGCCGGCGACCCGGCGCTCGACCAGCGCCTGTCCGACGAGCTCGACTCCTTCAACGCCGCGGCCATGGCGGGTGCGGGGGAGCAGCAGGAGCTCACCGTCCGGATCGAGGACGGCGAGGGGCTCGCCGCCGGCATCAGCGGCTGGACGTGGGGCCTCGCGGCCGGGATCGCGATGACCTGGACGCGCGCCGATCTCCGGGGCGCCGGCCTCGGCACCCGGCTGCTGGACGCCTTCGAGGCGGAAGCCGCGAGCCGCGGTGCGCGCCACGTGTTCGTCACGTCCTTCACCTTCCAGGCGCCCGCCTTCTACGAGCGCCACGGCTACGTCGAGCTGGCCCGCTGGGAGTCCCTCCCGGTGGCCGGTGAGGCCGACGTGCACCTGCGCAAGGACCTCGCCGGCCCCGCTCGCTAG